A genomic region of Mycobacteriales bacterium contains the following coding sequences:
- a CDS encoding FAD-binding oxidoreductase produces the protein MTTATVGRRPGRPDEAVGGVVPREVVSPSTVAEVAEVMRAAAADRLTVVPAGGRSKTSWAAPPSSCDLLLDTSRLDRVVEHVAGDLVVVAEAGVRLADLQAQLGAAGQLLGLDPPEPGATLGGIVSANASGPRRLRYGTARDLLIGATVVLGDGTVASAGGKVVKNVAGYDLGKLYTGAHGTLGVVVSTTWRLHPVPVARRAVVLDLPAASAAGPLAVRLSRSTLTPSAVELVGTAGGAGQLLVLFESIAESVAAQASAAVTLLGGGSEVEELPATFGRRPGSPDDVLLRLAYLPTALPEVLAALPHGTAVTASAATGVAYAALASSDAVDALPALRAALARHDGTAVLLRAPEPVRGRLDHWGPVGDALDLMRRVKERFDPERRMSPGRFVGGL, from the coding sequence ATGACGACGGCCACCGTGGGGCGTCGCCCGGGCAGACCTGACGAGGCCGTCGGCGGAGTCGTGCCGCGTGAGGTGGTGTCACCGTCGACGGTGGCGGAGGTCGCCGAGGTGATGCGTGCGGCGGCCGCCGACCGGCTCACGGTCGTCCCGGCCGGTGGGCGCAGCAAGACGAGCTGGGCGGCGCCGCCGAGCTCGTGCGACCTGCTGCTCGACACGAGCCGGCTCGACCGGGTGGTCGAGCACGTGGCCGGTGACCTGGTGGTGGTCGCCGAGGCCGGTGTCCGTCTCGCGGACCTGCAGGCCCAGCTCGGCGCGGCCGGCCAGCTGCTCGGGCTCGACCCGCCGGAGCCGGGCGCGACGCTGGGCGGCATCGTCAGCGCGAACGCCTCCGGGCCGCGGCGACTGCGCTACGGCACCGCGCGCGACCTGCTCATCGGTGCGACGGTCGTGCTCGGAGACGGCACCGTCGCCTCCGCGGGGGGCAAAGTGGTGAAGAACGTCGCCGGCTACGACCTCGGCAAGCTCTACACCGGCGCCCACGGCACGCTCGGCGTCGTCGTGTCGACGACCTGGCGGCTGCACCCGGTCCCGGTCGCCCGCCGCGCGGTGGTGCTCGACCTTCCGGCAGCGTCCGCGGCCGGGCCGCTGGCGGTGCGGCTGTCCCGCTCCACGCTGACGCCGTCCGCGGTGGAGCTGGTCGGCACCGCGGGCGGCGCCGGGCAGCTGCTCGTGCTGTTCGAGTCGATCGCCGAGTCGGTTGCCGCGCAGGCGTCGGCCGCCGTCACCCTGCTCGGTGGCGGCTCCGAGGTCGAGGAGTTGCCGGCCACCTTCGGCCGGCGGCCCGGCAGCCCCGACGACGTCCTGCTCCGGCTGGCCTACCTCCCGACCGCCCTGCCGGAGGTGCTCGCGGCGCTCCCGCACGGGACGGCCGTGACCGCCTCCGCCGCGACGGGTGTGGCGTATGCCGCCCTCGCCTCGTCCGACGCGGTCGACGCCCTGCCGGCGCTGCGGGCGGCGCTCGCACGGCACGACGGGACCGCGGTCCTCCTGCGCGCACCGGAGCCGGTCCGCGGCAGGCTCGACCACTGGGGGCCCGTCGGTGACGCACTGGACCTCATGCGCAGGGTCAAGGAGCGGTTCGACCCCGAACGGCGGATGTCGCCGGGACGCTTCGTCGGAGGGCTGTAG
- the glcF gene encoding glycolate oxidase subunit GlcF, producing the protein MTEITPGSGSAGDSPPAGAPGASRSTEPVRGSVEDLPAGTPTGAGRATDQASAEVVGARRPLDLMQNVELPASTAVATVGSPVPLGLPGLGDPQTPAFDDHHPPDAALIGDCVHCGFCLPTCPTYVLWGEEMDSPRGRIYLMKEGLEGEPLDASMVRHLDQCLGCMACVTACPSGVQYDKLIESTRAQLERRVERPRAERLMRAAIYALFPYPKRLRALRGPLRAYQASGLGRLLARSGLLARLPESLQAMESLAPKLGRIERLPVRIPARGTKRRTVGLLTGCVQGSFFPDVNAATVRVLAAEGCEVVVPPGQGCCGALSAHAGREQEAIDFAKRVIETFEAAGVETVVVNAAGCGSNMKEYGHQLRDEPGWPERAEALAGTVRDVTELLDELGPAAPRHPLPMTVAYQDACHLAHAQGVRDQPRRLLRGIPGIELKELVEAEICCGSAGTYNLLNPGPARELGERKAEAVLSTGAQVMVTANPGCWMQVATTLARMGTRLPVAHTVQVLDASIRGVPVGSLLSAALDGPGTALPRPEAARH; encoded by the coding sequence ATGACCGAGATCACCCCGGGCAGCGGGTCCGCCGGCGACTCCCCGCCGGCCGGTGCACCGGGCGCCTCCCGCAGCACCGAGCCGGTGCGCGGCTCGGTGGAGGACCTGCCTGCCGGCACACCTACCGGAGCGGGCCGCGCCACCGATCAGGCATCGGCGGAGGTGGTGGGCGCCCGCCGGCCGCTCGATCTCATGCAGAACGTCGAGCTGCCCGCCAGCACCGCCGTGGCCACGGTCGGGTCGCCGGTGCCGCTCGGACTGCCCGGCCTCGGAGACCCGCAGACGCCGGCCTTCGACGACCACCACCCGCCCGATGCCGCGCTGATCGGCGACTGCGTGCACTGCGGCTTCTGCCTGCCGACCTGCCCGACCTACGTGCTGTGGGGCGAGGAGATGGACAGCCCCCGGGGCCGCATCTACCTGATGAAGGAGGGCCTGGAGGGCGAGCCGCTCGACGCCTCGATGGTCCGCCACCTCGACCAGTGCCTGGGCTGCATGGCCTGCGTGACGGCCTGCCCGTCCGGCGTGCAGTACGACAAGCTCATCGAGAGCACCCGGGCCCAGCTCGAGCGCCGGGTCGAGCGGCCCCGCGCGGAGCGGCTGATGCGGGCGGCGATCTACGCGCTGTTCCCCTACCCGAAGCGGCTGCGGGCGCTGCGCGGCCCGCTGCGGGCCTACCAGGCCAGTGGGCTCGGCCGGCTGCTCGCGCGCAGCGGCCTGCTCGCGCGACTGCCGGAGAGCCTGCAGGCGATGGAGTCACTGGCCCCCAAGCTGGGGCGGATCGAGCGACTGCCGGTCCGCATCCCCGCCCGCGGCACGAAGCGGCGCACCGTGGGGCTGTTGACCGGCTGCGTGCAGGGCAGCTTCTTCCCCGATGTCAACGCCGCGACGGTGCGCGTGCTGGCCGCCGAAGGGTGCGAGGTCGTGGTGCCGCCGGGCCAGGGCTGCTGCGGCGCGCTGTCCGCGCACGCCGGCCGCGAGCAGGAGGCGATCGACTTCGCCAAGCGCGTCATCGAGACCTTCGAGGCGGCCGGCGTGGAGACCGTGGTGGTCAACGCCGCCGGCTGCGGCTCCAACATGAAGGAGTACGGCCACCAACTGCGCGACGAGCCCGGCTGGCCCGAGCGCGCCGAGGCGCTCGCCGGGACGGTCCGGGACGTGACCGAGCTGCTCGACGAGCTCGGGCCGGCCGCGCCGCGGCACCCGCTCCCGATGACGGTCGCCTACCAGGACGCCTGCCACCTGGCCCACGCGCAGGGTGTCCGGGACCAGCCGCGCCGGTTGCTCCGCGGCATCCCGGGGATCGAGCTGAAGGAGCTGGTGGAGGCCGAGATCTGCTGCGGCAGCGCGGGAACCTACAACCTGCTCAACCCCGGGCCGGCCCGTGAACTCGGCGAACGCAAGGCCGAGGCGGTGCTGTCCACCGGCGCCCAGGTCATGGTGACCGCCAACCCCGGCTGCTGGATGCAGGTCGCCACAACGCTGGCCCGGATGGGCACCCGGCTGCCCGTCGCCCACACCGTGCAGGTCCTCGACGCGTCCATCCGGGGCGTGCCGGTGGGCTCGCTGCTGTCCGCGGCCCTCGACGGGCCCGGCACCGCGCTGCCGCGCCCGGAGGCAGCACGCCACTGA
- a CDS encoding L-lactate permease — protein sequence MDNLAVLSLLALTPIVVVGVLLAGLRWPAKFAMPIGYVTVVLVALLVWEMSPTAVAASTVQGLLLAATLLYIVFGALLLLETLTRSGAMSTIRAGFTSISPDRRVQAIIVGWLFGSFIEGASGFGTPAAVVAPLLLALGFPAMAAVMVGLTIQSTPVSFGAVGTPILVGVSGGLSGDAAVDERLSVLGVDLPGYLDQVALQVALLHAGVGTLIPLALACMLTGFFGSRRRFADGLGIWRFALFAAFAMTIPYVLVAAILGPEFPSLLGGLTGLAVVMFASSRGFLMPKDPWDFPPRERWAPSWMGSLSPKTEDVAARKMNIWLAWTPYIVVAGLLILTRTVDSVMEFLITDWRIVNVEGIFGTTVSQPLQPFFLPGFLFIVTCLITYGLHRMRPADIAATWRVAGSQLAGAAVALLFALPLVRVFINSGEAFNDSDLASMPLTLAQGAATVAGGAWPAFAPWIGALGAFVAGSNTVSNLMFSLFQFSTAEQIGVVPETVVATQAVGGAAGNMITVHNIVAASATVGLIGREGDLIRKTVLPTIYYCLLAGGLSLVAIYGLGVNLSTLWLLVLLGAIAGLIVGMRRSPGRPNPELVGAGSAGPDTGDGRQHTDSEHTDLVPDPGKNPDRD from the coding sequence ATGGACAACCTCGCTGTGCTCAGCCTGCTGGCGTTGACGCCGATCGTGGTGGTGGGGGTGCTCCTCGCGGGCCTGCGGTGGCCGGCGAAATTCGCCATGCCGATCGGCTACGTCACGGTCGTGCTCGTCGCGCTGCTGGTGTGGGAGATGTCGCCCACCGCGGTGGCAGCCTCCACGGTGCAGGGCCTGCTGCTGGCCGCCACCCTGCTCTACATCGTCTTCGGGGCACTGCTGCTGCTCGAGACCCTCACCCGGAGCGGCGCGATGTCGACCATCCGCGCCGGCTTCACGAGCATCAGCCCCGACCGCCGGGTGCAGGCCATCATCGTCGGCTGGCTGTTCGGCAGCTTCATCGAGGGCGCCTCCGGCTTCGGCACACCTGCGGCCGTGGTCGCACCGCTGCTGCTCGCGCTGGGCTTCCCGGCCATGGCCGCTGTCATGGTCGGCCTGACCATCCAGAGCACGCCGGTGAGCTTCGGCGCGGTCGGCACGCCGATCCTCGTCGGGGTCAGCGGCGGGCTGAGTGGTGACGCCGCGGTCGACGAGCGGCTGTCGGTCCTGGGGGTCGACCTGCCGGGCTACCTCGACCAGGTCGCCCTGCAGGTGGCGCTGCTGCACGCCGGGGTCGGCACGCTCATCCCGCTGGCGCTGGCCTGCATGCTGACCGGCTTCTTCGGCTCGCGCCGGCGGTTCGCCGACGGCCTGGGCATCTGGCGCTTCGCGCTGTTCGCGGCCTTCGCGATGACGATCCCGTACGTGCTGGTCGCCGCGATCCTCGGCCCGGAGTTCCCGTCGCTGCTCGGCGGACTGACCGGGCTGGCCGTCGTCATGTTCGCGTCCAGCCGCGGCTTCCTCATGCCGAAGGACCCCTGGGACTTCCCGCCGCGGGAGCGCTGGGCACCGTCCTGGATGGGCAGCCTCTCGCCCAAGACCGAGGACGTCGCTGCCCGGAAGATGAACATCTGGCTGGCCTGGACGCCGTACATCGTCGTGGCAGGCCTGCTCATCCTGACGCGCACCGTGGACAGCGTGATGGAGTTCCTCATCACCGACTGGCGGATCGTCAACGTCGAGGGCATCTTCGGCACGACCGTCAGCCAGCCGCTGCAGCCGTTCTTCCTGCCCGGCTTCCTGTTCATCGTCACCTGCCTGATCACCTACGGGCTGCACCGGATGCGGCCGGCCGACATCGCCGCCACGTGGCGGGTGGCCGGCAGCCAGCTGGCCGGGGCAGCCGTCGCGCTGCTGTTCGCTCTCCCGCTGGTGCGGGTGTTCATCAACTCGGGCGAGGCCTTCAACGACTCCGACCTGGCCTCCATGCCGCTGACCCTCGCGCAGGGCGCAGCGACCGTCGCGGGCGGCGCCTGGCCGGCCTTCGCGCCGTGGATCGGCGCCCTGGGCGCGTTCGTCGCCGGGAGCAACACGGTGAGCAACCTGATGTTCTCGCTGTTCCAGTTCTCCACCGCCGAGCAGATCGGCGTCGTACCGGAGACGGTCGTCGCGACGCAGGCGGTCGGCGGTGCCGCCGGGAACATGATCACCGTGCACAACATCGTGGCGGCCTCGGCCACGGTCGGTCTGATCGGCCGCGAGGGTGACCTCATCCGCAAGACGGTGCTGCCGACGATCTACTACTGCCTGCTGGCAGGAGGGTTGTCCCTGGTGGCGATCTACGGCCTCGGGGTGAACCTCAGCACGCTGTGGCTGCTGGTCCTGCTGGGCGCGATCGCCGGGCTGATCGTCGGCATGCGGCGCTCGCCCGGACGGCCCAACCCCGAGCTGGTGGGCGCCGGCTCGGCCGGCCCGGACACCGGCGACGGCCGGCAGCACACCGACAGCGAGCACACCGACCTGGTGCCGGATCCGGGCAAGAACCCGGACCGCGACTGA
- a CDS encoding lactate utilization protein C, whose amino-acid sequence MSAREQVLARVRSALGADPEVPSVPRDYRPAGDHLPGAAELVELLEDRLRDYRAGVRRASREAVPQAVAAALAEHGSPSVVVPPGLPADWVPGAVVDDPPLDVQALDRTGAVVTACAVAIAETGTLVLDGSPDQGRRAVTLVPDLHVCVVPVGQIVGTVPEALARLDPLRPLTFVSGPSATSDIELERVEGVHGPRRLEVVVVED is encoded by the coding sequence ATGAGCGCCCGCGAACAGGTGCTGGCCCGGGTGCGCAGCGCGCTCGGCGCCGACCCCGAGGTGCCGTCGGTGCCGCGGGACTACCGGCCCGCCGGCGACCACCTCCCCGGCGCTGCCGAGCTGGTCGAGCTGCTGGAGGACCGGCTGCGTGACTACCGTGCCGGCGTGCGGCGGGCCTCCCGTGAGGCCGTTCCGCAGGCCGTCGCGGCGGCACTGGCCGAGCACGGGTCGCCGTCGGTGGTCGTGCCGCCGGGCCTTCCTGCCGACTGGGTCCCGGGGGCTGTCGTGGACGACCCGCCACTGGACGTGCAGGCCCTGGACCGGACCGGGGCCGTGGTCACGGCCTGCGCCGTGGCGATCGCCGAGACCGGCACGCTGGTGCTGGACGGCTCGCCCGACCAGGGCCGGCGCGCCGTGACGCTGGTGCCTGACCTGCACGTCTGCGTCGTGCCGGTCGGGCAGATCGTCGGCACCGTCCCGGAGGCGCTGGCGCGGCTGGACCCGCTGCGCCCGCTGACCTTTGTCAGCGGGCCGTCGGCGACCAGTGACATCGAGCTGGAGCGGGTCGAGGGTGTGCACGGCCCCCGCCGGCTCGAAGTGGTGGTCGTGGAGGACTGA